The Oligoflexus sp. sequence CTTGTTTTTCCGGCTGCTCTTTATTTTTTTGGGCTTATTCCCAAAGTTTCGCTCGTCTTTGATGAATCCATAAATCAGATCCTTTGCTGAATCCTGAAGTTCGAGAAAAAGGAGACAGCTCTTTCCATAAGATGCCCCACGCCGCACGTCCGCCGCTACGTCAATCTCTTCCAAAAATTTTGCATTTCGATCGGCCAGGCCGTAAGCTGTTTTAAAGAGCAAAACTCAACAAAACAAAAGCGTACACGCGCTGCGTTCACCATTTCCTTTTCAAGGGGGCGACGATGCTGGACTTTATTCTCGAATTGGAAGCGGTGCTGAAAATCTGGCCGGACAGTGTCAAATGGAGTCTGGTCCAGATCGCAGAACAAACCCATACAAAAGTCCCGCACGTCGTCGAATACCTGACCGACGCCTTGAATAAAAATCCGGATGTGCACGACCCCCTGAGCTACAACGAGGTTCATAAAGCCTTCGTGGTGCTGCGCGATCGTCATAAGGTTCAGCTGGAAGCCCTGCAGGAGCGTGAGCGCAAAGCGGTTCAGAATGCAGTCGATGCCTATGGCCAGGTGATGGAAAAAGTCCGCTTGATGGAGATGACCCGCAATCGTCGCGGCGCCTATCGCACTTTGAACTACACCTACGGCAACTACCTGGAGCTTTTGCCTCCGGACATCAAAACCCAGATCTGCAATGACTGTCTGCGCATCGGCATCAAGGAAAAGATCAACTTCCAGGAACTCTCGCAGTGGCTGCAGCGAGGCATCCAGCATCTGATGGAGAGCCCAAGTCGCGATTCAGTCGAAGACGCGCTTGACTTTCTTGATGCCTACGGAGACTATTTTCTCACGGAAGCCCATGGCAAGGGTGAGAAGTTTCTCACCAATCTCCTTTTGAGATTGAAACCAGCGGCGATGGAGTTTGATCTTTCTCCCAAGCTGAATGAGGTGGCGGGAGACTTTAAGCTCGTCGAAGTCATGGATGTGTTTGTATGATGCGTTGATGCCTGCCAGGAGGCTATGAATTCTCGGGCACGCGTTGACGTTTTAATGCGCCAACGCTGACGAGGATGAGCCAGCCCCTCTTTCATCCTCCCAGCCGATTTTGGCGCAGGGAGTTGAACTGACCTTGAAGAAGAAAACCAAGAAGCCAGCCCAAGCCAGCAAGTCGGCACGCACCAAGAAGACCCCTGTTAAAACAGCAGCCCCCAAACCCGAGTTGACGACGCGGCTCCCCCAGGCTTTATCTGCGGAACAGGTCTACGCCAGCTGCCCTACTGATAGATTCAATTTCAAAACCACGGATGAGCTGGAAAGTTCAAACGATATCATTGCCCAGGACCGTGCGATTCGCGCGATCAACATGGGTTTGAGCATCAAGCGTCCGGGTTACAATATTTATGTGGCCGGCATCGAAGGCACGGGCAAGACCAGTGTCATCCGCCAGTTCCTGGAAAAATGGTCGGCGGATTCGCCCCCACCCTATGACTGGGTCTACCTCTATAACTTCCAGGATATCGAGGTTCCGCGCGCCATCAAATTACCGCGTGGGGAAGGCCGCAAACTGAAGAAGAATATGGAGCAGCTGGTCAAGGCGCTCCGTTCTGAAATCCCCGTGGCCCTTCAGAGCGAAGACTACGAGAACGCGGTCAACACCTATATTTCCTCGGCCAATGATATTAAATCCAAGCTTTACAGCGAACTCGAGAAGCTGGCCAAGGCCAAGGATTTCGTGATCAAATCGACCCGCATGGGCATTGAAACCATACCCATCGTCGACGGCCGCCCCCTCACCGAACGCGATTACTCCAAGCTTGCCGAAGATGAGCGCGGCGAAATCGAAGGCCGCCGGTCGGAATTGGAACCCGAGGTTCTCGATTTCGCGCGGAAAGTCCGGGCCATTGATAAGGAAACGAGCGAGCAGCTGGAGAACCTGCGGAGTTCGATCGGCGAGCAGATTATTTCGGCCCTGATCATACCTCTTTTAGAGGAATACGGAGCCTTTTCTGAGATCCTCGAATACATCGAGCAGGTGCGCGAGGACGTGAAGGAAAACCTTTTGGAGTTCGTCGAAGACGAGCAGCCGACTGGCGAGGATGCCTACCTGATCGAGGACAAGGATAAGTTCACCAAGTACAAGGTGAATGTCTTCGTGGATAACAGCAAGATCGAAAAAGCGCCGGTCATTATTGAAAACAACCCGACCTATTATAATCTTTTCGGCAAGATCGAAAAGAACGTCGAGCACGGGATGTACCTGACCGACTTTACCATGATCAAGGCGGGCGCGATTCACCGGGCGAACGGTGGATACCTCGTTTTGAATGCGCTCGATATTTTCCGGCCGGGGAATGTGTGGGAATCCCTGAAAAGAATACTGCGCAACCGCAAGGGCTTTATCGAGGACATGGGCGAGCAGTATTCGCTGCTGCCGACCTCGGGCCTGCGGCCGGAGCCGGTGCCTTTGGATCTGAAGGTTATCCTGATCGGTACGGACGAGATCTACCACATCCTTTACCAGCAGGACGAGGAGTTCCAGAAGATCTTCAAGATCAAGGCCGACTTTGATTTTAAGATGGAGCGGAACAACGATAATATCATGAGCTACGTGAACTTCATCGCAACGCGCACAAGGCGGGAGGAGCTTTTGCCCTTCGATAAATCCGCCGTGGCGGCGATCGTCGAATACGGTTCACGTTTGATTGAAGATCAGAACCTTCTTTCCACGCAGTTCGGCGAGCTGAAGGATCTGACGATTGAAGCGGATTTCATGG is a genomic window containing:
- a CDS encoding ATP-binding protein; this translates as MKKKTKKPAQASKSARTKKTPVKTAAPKPELTTRLPQALSAEQVYASCPTDRFNFKTTDELESSNDIIAQDRAIRAINMGLSIKRPGYNIYVAGIEGTGKTSVIRQFLEKWSADSPPPYDWVYLYNFQDIEVPRAIKLPRGEGRKLKKNMEQLVKALRSEIPVALQSEDYENAVNTYISSANDIKSKLYSELEKLAKAKDFVIKSTRMGIETIPIVDGRPLTERDYSKLAEDERGEIEGRRSELEPEVLDFARKVRAIDKETSEQLENLRSSIGEQIISALIIPLLEEYGAFSEILEYIEQVREDVKENLLEFVEDEQPTGEDAYLIEDKDKFTKYKVNVFVDNSKIEKAPVIIENNPTYYNLFGKIEKNVEHGMYLTDFTMIKAGAIHRANGGYLVLNALDIFRPGNVWESLKRILRNRKGFIEDMGEQYSLLPTSGLRPEPVPLDLKVILIGTDEIYHILYQQDEEFQKIFKIKADFDFKMERNNDNIMSYVNFIATRTRREELLPFDKSAVAAIVEYGSRLIEDQNLLSTQFGELKDLTIEADFMAKERGHPIVQRADVEDALDQKYYRLNLQEEYLLRLVKQQDILISVDGTRVGQINGLAVYDYSDYSFGKIARITCTTSPSKRGILNIERQARLSGKIHDKAVMIIAGYFKAVFPRNKAHAFTASVCFEQNYGMIDGDSATLAEVIAIISSLARVPIRQNLAITGSMNQFGEVQTIGGVNEKIEGFWKICDLVGRSEKYTVIIPAANAQNLMLHKKTQAAVQAGRLEIIPVSHIAEAFEIATGVPLGVRDVHGDSVLLKDSALDRALIWMDKAEEDAHHD